ATTGCCGCAGTTAACTCATTCGCCGGCCGCATCGTCTCTCCGTTCATGGACGCGGCAATGTCCGCAAGCGGTATACCCGTATCCGGAAGAATGAGACGGGGGGCGAGTTCAAAAAGAGGGAGACCGATAAACGGCCTCTTCCCGATATCGGGATCGGGAATAACCAGATCGGCTTCTTCAGATACCATTTCATCGTATAGCAGGATATCGAGATCCATAGGGCGTGAGGAGTATTTGTCTGCGGTTCTCTTCCTGCCGCACGATTCCTCGATGAAGCGGAGAATTTCATATTTTAGTTTCTTCGGCTCGACGCCCGTCTCGATCAAGATAACGCCATTCACATAATGGTGCTGCTTTCTC
Above is a genomic segment from Spirochaetales bacterium containing:
- the folK gene encoding 2-amino-4-hydroxy-6-hydroxymethyldihydropteridine diphosphokinase → MADVYIGVGSNIRPEENILKAIGLLKEKVTVKAASTFYMTQPLKRRKQHHYVNGVILIETGVEPKKLKYEILRFIEESCGRKRTADKYSSRPMDLDILLYDEMVSEEADLVIPDPDIGKRPFIGLPLFELAPRLILPDTGIPLADIAASMNGETMRPANELTAAIKKGIEK